The DNA sequence CGCGGCGAGGTCGAGCTCGACGTGTTCTGCCACGCCCGGCCGGGTCCGGCGAGCGCGTGGGCGGCGGCCGCCCGGCCCGGCGACGCCGTCCTGCTCTCCGGGCCGGACGTGCGGCGCGGAAACCCGGACCACGGCGTGCAGTGGGCCCCGGGCACCGCCACCGAGGTGCTGATCACCGGCGACGAGACGGCGCTGCCCGCCGTGCGCGGCATCCTCGCCGCACTCCCGCCGCACCACCGGGGCCGGGTGCTGGTCGAGGTCGGCGACCCGGCCGACGCCGTCGGGCTCGCCGGCGTCCATCCGGGCGTGACCGTGCAGGTCTGCCGGCGGCCGGGGCGATCGCTGCTCGACGCCGTCACCGACTGGGTCGAGACCCACGGTGCCGCGGCCGCCCGCCTGGGCGACCGCTTCTACGCCTGGAACGCCACCGAGAGCACCCGGGTGGCGCGGGTGCGCAGCCTGCTGCACGAGGCGGGCGTCGCCCCGGACCGGGTCCACGCGCAGGGCTACTGGCACGACCGGCCCCGTCCCGCTGCCCGCTGATCACC is a window from the Pseudonocardia sp. HH130629-09 genome containing:
- a CDS encoding siderophore-interacting protein — protein: MSPLAGSPNVLFAARVLAVGVPSPGFRRLVLGGPELSRFAPHGRDQRIKLLVPTEVGYPASLASGLPEREWRARLRELPADTRPVPRSYTPVAVRPGRGEVELDVFCHARPGPASAWAAAARPGDAVLLSGPDVRRGNPDHGVQWAPGTATEVLITGDETALPAVRGILAALPPHHRGRVLVEVGDPADAVGLAGVHPGVTVQVCRRPGRSLLDAVTDWVETHGAAAARLGDRFYAWNATESTRVARVRSLLHEAGVAPDRVHAQGYWHDRPRPAAR